One genomic region from Kamptonema formosum PCC 6407 encodes:
- a CDS encoding haloacid dehalogenase type II yields the protein MLDFSQFEVLSFDCYGTLIDWEGGILPVLKNLLETHNINQSDKQILELFAEFESELEKDTNGYLKYREVLRQVVKKISERFNFDVTESELNSLPDSLKNWQPFPDTVEALKALKKRFRLAIISNTDDELFADTAKHLQVEFDWIITAEQVKSYKPSPRNFEFAIQKMGISPDKLLHVAESIYHDVIPVKAMGLSTVWVNRRVGKEGFGATKAASGKADLEVPDLRTLVSLI from the coding sequence ATGCTAGATTTTAGTCAATTTGAAGTCTTAAGTTTTGATTGCTACGGAACCCTCATTGATTGGGAAGGAGGAATACTGCCAGTATTGAAAAACCTACTGGAAACCCACAATATTAATCAGAGTGACAAGCAGATTCTGGAACTATTTGCAGAATTTGAGTCAGAATTAGAAAAGGACACAAATGGATATCTGAAATATCGGGAAGTTTTGCGACAAGTCGTGAAAAAAATTAGCGAACGGTTTAATTTTGATGTCACAGAATCAGAATTAAACAGCCTTCCTGATTCCCTCAAAAATTGGCAACCTTTCCCCGATACCGTCGAAGCACTAAAAGCGCTAAAAAAGAGATTTCGTCTGGCGATTATCTCCAATACAGACGATGAATTATTTGCCGATACCGCCAAACATCTCCAAGTAGAATTCGACTGGATTATTACAGCAGAACAAGTCAAATCCTATAAACCATCGCCGCGCAATTTTGAATTTGCAATTCAAAAAATGGGCATATCTCCCGATAAACTGCTGCACGTTGCTGAGAGCATTTACCATGATGTTATACCCGTAAAAGCAATGGGTTTATCAACAGTCTGGGTAAATCGGCGTGTTGGTAAAGAAGGATTTGGTGCAACTAAGGCTGCTAGTGGTAAAGCTGATTTAGAAGTGCCAGATTTGAGAACTTTAGTTTCGTTAATTTGA
- a CDS encoding IctB family putative bicarbonate transporter, with protein sequence MNSVWQQLTLFNLPLYQWRSASYLYSLTCGSLGSWRQSSWLMQWAEPLGFVLLSLVFALAPFVGNALIGLLLVAGGAFWVLMTLSDRQVIVFTPIHLLVLLYWSVVTVATAMSPVKAAAFVGWGKLTLYLVFFALMARVLRSPKLRGWLIALYLHIALIVSFYGIRQWIDKVPPLATWNDPTSTQANLTRAYSYLGNPNLLGAYLLPAIALSFAAIFVWKGWGPKALAVTMLLVNGACLRFTDSRGAWIGCVVLMVVFSILIWYWFSPRMPRFWRTWALPAGLGGFAFVLILGLLLVEPLRNRVTSIFVGRGDSSNNFRINVWTAVIQMIRDRPILGIGPGNVAFNKIYPLYMRPRYSALSAYSVLLEITVESGFIGLMTFLWLLAVTFNQGFVQIKSLRGGEIIEPISRDEVVDRHLPISHLKSIEGFWLMAAIATLAGMMAHGFVDTVWYRPEVNMLWWLMVAIIASYYTVARKPQPELQTGE encoded by the coding sequence ATGAACTCAGTTTGGCAGCAGTTGACGCTTTTTAATTTGCCACTTTACCAGTGGCGGAGTGCAAGTTATTTATACAGTTTGACTTGTGGATCTTTGGGGAGTTGGCGGCAGAGTAGCTGGTTGATGCAGTGGGCAGAACCCCTCGGTTTTGTTTTACTTTCCCTGGTTTTTGCTTTGGCTCCTTTTGTGGGCAATGCGTTAATAGGTTTACTATTAGTTGCTGGTGGTGCTTTTTGGGTATTAATGACACTTTCCGATCGGCAGGTGATTGTTTTTACGCCTATTCATTTGCTGGTTTTGTTGTACTGGAGTGTGGTAACGGTAGCAACGGCAATGTCACCGGTGAAGGCGGCGGCGTTTGTAGGTTGGGGTAAGCTGACGCTTTATTTGGTGTTTTTTGCGTTGATGGCTAGGGTGTTGCGATCGCCTAAACTACGAGGATGGTTAATTGCGCTTTATTTGCATATTGCCCTCATTGTTAGTTTTTACGGGATACGACAGTGGATAGATAAGGTTCCTCCATTGGCAACTTGGAATGACCCCACCTCGACTCAGGCAAATTTAACGCGGGCCTATAGTTATTTGGGCAATCCTAACCTTTTGGGTGCATATTTATTACCTGCAATTGCTTTAAGTTTTGCGGCAATTTTCGTCTGGAAAGGGTGGGGGCCAAAAGCTCTGGCAGTGACGATGCTGTTAGTTAATGGTGCTTGTTTGCGCTTCACTGATAGCCGGGGGGCTTGGATTGGCTGCGTGGTTCTGATGGTGGTGTTTTCGATTTTGATCTGGTATTGGTTTAGTCCTCGAATGCCGCGCTTCTGGCGCACTTGGGCGCTACCTGCGGGGTTGGGCGGTTTCGCTTTTGTCTTGATTTTGGGGTTGCTGTTAGTAGAACCTCTACGCAATCGCGTTACCAGTATTTTTGTGGGACGCGGGGATAGTAGCAATAATTTCCGTATTAATGTTTGGACTGCTGTGATTCAAATGATTCGCGATCGCCCGATATTGGGGATTGGCCCTGGTAATGTGGCTTTTAACAAAATTTATCCCCTTTATATGCGGCCGCGTTATAGTGCTTTGAGTGCCTATTCTGTGCTGCTGGAAATTACTGTAGAAAGTGGTTTCATTGGTTTAATGACTTTTCTATGGCTGCTAGCGGTGACATTTAATCAGGGGTTTGTGCAAATCAAAAGTCTGCGGGGTGGAGAAATAATTGAGCCTATTTCACGGGATGAAGTTGTCGATCGACATCTCCCTATCTCCCATTTAAAATCGATTGAGGGATTTTGGTTGATGGCTGCGATCGCAACTTTAGCTGGTATGATGGCTCACGGTTTTGTCGATACTGTCTGGTATCGACCGGAAGTTAATATGCTTTGGTGGCTGATGGTGGCAATTATTGCTAGTTATTACACTGTGGCGAGGAAGCCACAGCCGGAGTTGCAGACAGGGGAGTAA
- a CDS encoding sensor histidine kinase: MINQPADLSNNSIKVKLLTYLAQELLTPLTSVVGMASVLNQEIYGPLTSKQKEYLDIIQNSSKQLRSLVEEIVGLAELDDSPSQLKRSAVDIETLCQQVVGSLSQVVSRQEQEISLSISPGPRLWLLDKDKVQQMLHHLVFSVIQSTGAGSMIRIHLSRKEEGINIAVWVFHPWLGDSLPHAKLYSDYLLNGARANYSEGKSGNNEPLMDEQARSLPTQGLSRLALSFSELAALVAADEADRTPQLAGYGARERLGLLLCCQLVEIQGGQLSIQGSPDSGYRYMLALPCLNAMELLEG; the protein is encoded by the coding sequence ATGATTAACCAACCCGCAGATCTGTCTAATAACTCTATTAAAGTAAAATTGCTGACTTACTTGGCGCAGGAATTGCTAACTCCGCTCACTTCAGTTGTCGGCATGGCGAGTGTTCTCAACCAAGAAATTTATGGCCCGCTGACAAGCAAACAAAAGGAATACCTCGATATCATTCAAAACAGTAGCAAGCAGTTGCGATCGCTCGTGGAAGAAATTGTTGGGCTCGCAGAACTGGACGACAGTCCTTCACAGCTCAAACGTTCGGCTGTCGATATTGAAACTTTATGCCAACAGGTTGTAGGCTCTCTATCGCAGGTGGTTTCTCGGCAAGAGCAAGAAATTTCTCTCTCCATCAGCCCCGGCCCTCGGCTCTGGTTGCTGGATAAAGATAAAGTCCAACAAATGCTACACCACTTAGTATTTAGTGTGATTCAGTCTACTGGGGCAGGTAGCATGATTCGGATTCACCTGTCTCGCAAAGAAGAGGGAATTAATATTGCAGTTTGGGTTTTTCACCCTTGGTTAGGAGATAGCCTTCCCCATGCTAAACTCTACTCCGACTACTTATTAAACGGTGCAAGAGCCAACTATTCAGAAGGGAAGTCTGGTAATAATGAGCCTCTGATGGATGAACAAGCGCGATCGCTACCTACGCAGGGATTGAGTCGTCTGGCACTCTCGTTTTCTGAATTGGCAGCCCTAGTTGCGGCTGACGAGGCAGATAGGACACCGCAGCTAGCTGGCTACGGGGCACGGGAACGTCTAGGGTTATTGCTCTGTTGTCAATTGGTGGAGATCCAAGGGGGTCAACTATCAATTCAAGGTTCGCCAGATTCTGGATATCGATATATGTTGGCACTACCCTGTTTAAATGCAATGGAATTGTTGGAAGGTTAA
- a CDS encoding lysophospholipid acyltransferase family protein, with amino-acid sequence MPNSTHVQRPLEFIPPDFNPLVLWGCQQLLPWWLKVRTPISQIEAENVKTLAHLFEQFQDSKVRFLVAFRHPNTDDPFCLAQLFWKILPQVARKEGITLKYPLHSHFIYDRGIPLWAGDTVGWLYSRLGGTPIIRGKIDRVGLRSARELFANSRFPIAAAPEGATNGHNEIVSPLEPGIAQMGFWCVEDLYKAGRTEQVFIVPVGIQYRYAEAPWEPLQKLLTQLEIDCGLPTIERVNVGELNDSNQNSLYPRLIRLGGHLLVMMEEFYTRFYHQTLPKNTPDLTSFPIPEAMADSANEVLMQRLFNLLNISLQVAEQYFNIKPKGSLIDRCRRLEQAGWDYIYREDIKDVAALSRLERGLADRIAEEANLRMWHMRLVESFVAVTGKYVQENPTAERFAETTLLLWDVVTRIKGGSPFSRPQLGKQRVKMTVGQPISVSDRWDSYQASRRLAVAELTQDLQVALEGMIQS; translated from the coding sequence ATGCCCAACTCTACGCACGTTCAGCGGCCTCTAGAATTTATACCTCCTGACTTTAACCCCCTAGTGCTCTGGGGATGCCAACAACTTCTTCCTTGGTGGCTGAAAGTGCGGACACCCATTAGCCAAATAGAAGCCGAGAATGTCAAAACTCTCGCCCATCTGTTCGAGCAATTTCAAGATAGTAAAGTCCGTTTTTTAGTCGCATTTCGTCATCCGAATACAGACGATCCTTTCTGTTTGGCACAACTGTTTTGGAAAATACTACCCCAAGTAGCTAGAAAAGAGGGAATAACGCTCAAATATCCCCTACATTCTCACTTTATCTACGATCGCGGCATTCCTTTGTGGGCTGGTGACACCGTAGGCTGGCTCTATTCCAGATTAGGCGGTACGCCCATAATTCGCGGCAAAATAGACAGAGTGGGGTTGCGTTCCGCCCGCGAATTATTTGCTAACAGCCGCTTCCCGATTGCCGCCGCCCCAGAAGGAGCAACTAACGGGCACAATGAAATAGTCAGCCCCCTAGAACCGGGCATTGCCCAAATGGGATTCTGGTGCGTAGAAGATCTGTACAAAGCTGGACGAACGGAACAAGTTTTCATCGTACCCGTAGGTATTCAGTATCGTTACGCAGAGGCTCCTTGGGAACCCTTACAAAAACTTTTAACTCAATTAGAAATTGATTGCGGTTTACCGACTATAGAGCGAGTAAATGTGGGAGAATTAAATGATTCAAATCAAAATTCTCTTTACCCACGCTTAATCCGATTGGGCGGTCATTTACTGGTGATGATGGAAGAATTTTATACTAGATTTTACCATCAAACCTTACCAAAAAATACGCCCGACCTGACATCTTTTCCAATTCCTGAAGCAATGGCTGACTCAGCTAACGAAGTTTTAATGCAGCGACTTTTTAACCTTCTAAATATTTCCCTGCAAGTAGCAGAACAATATTTTAACATCAAGCCGAAGGGGAGTTTAATAGATCGGTGTCGCCGTTTAGAGCAAGCAGGCTGGGATTATATTTACCGAGAAGATATTAAAGACGTTGCCGCTTTGTCACGCTTAGAAAGAGGATTGGCAGACCGCATCGCCGAAGAAGCAAACTTGCGGATGTGGCACATGAGACTGGTAGAAAGCTTTGTCGCCGTGACAGGGAAATACGTACAAGAAAACCCGACGGCAGAGCGTTTTGCAGAAACCACTTTACTACTATGGGATGTAGTAACTAGAATCAAAGGTGGAAGTCCTTTTAGTAGACCTCAGTTAGGGAAACAGCGGGTGAAAATGACAGTAGGGCAACCGATATCAGTTTCAGACCGTTGGGATAGCTATCAAGCAAGTCGCAGATTAGCAGTAGCAGAGCTAACTCAAGATTTGCAAGTAGCTCTAGAAGGAATGATTCAATCTTAA
- a CDS encoding ribonuclease catalytic domain-containing protein, with the protein MEKGTLIEFRLHGERRLAVADRPDGKKNWVVVDENSQSHSIPPKQISYEVVGETYKPTQIPTFLKEVENYSDPTSLEVAWELLVEDGETVDPPGLAMLLFSEATPPQCYAAYYLLSVDKLYFKQKGDRYEPRSMAMVAEIKHQQEVERQRQLELHGFWERVKARLAGDEVEWQQSDRTRLDALERFALLGEEATHRTPALETLASLGRSETPEAAFQLLVDLGLWSLHENLFLRRSQIPTHFSAKVLELACSRLENPPPDSESDRLDLTHLKVYTIDDESTTEIDDGLSLEFLENGQQQLWIHIADPTSLLSPGDELDLEARKRTTTVYLPTGMVPMFPPELATGPMSLVQGQVCPSLSFRVILDETGAIQDYSIHITLIKPTYRLTYEDVDEMLHLAIAAEPEISAIAAWAKVRHGWRQTQGAISIYMPESVIKVCGDDVSVHVLDDSPARELVAEMMILTGEVAAQYGQTHSLVLPYRHQPQPELPPEEELLQLPAGPARACAVRRCMPRSEMSLMPARHAGLGLEAYTQVTSPIRRYMDLLAHFQIKAHLRGETPPFSAEQMLEMIMSLSPAVKEASNVERQTNRYWGLEYLRRHAGEVWQAMMLRWLREDTNVGLVLLEELGLELAMRFSRPVEIGDRLEVKVTHCDPRSDAIQFQEMISNPVASI; encoded by the coding sequence GTGGAGAAGGGAACCTTAATTGAATTTCGACTGCACGGTGAGCGCCGACTTGCCGTAGCAGATCGTCCTGATGGTAAAAAAAACTGGGTGGTGGTAGACGAAAATAGTCAATCCCACAGCATACCGCCTAAGCAAATTAGCTATGAGGTAGTTGGGGAAACTTACAAACCTACCCAAATTCCCACATTCCTCAAGGAAGTGGAGAATTATTCAGACCCAACGAGTTTAGAAGTCGCTTGGGAACTGTTGGTTGAGGATGGGGAAACTGTAGATCCACCAGGTTTGGCAATGCTACTGTTTTCAGAAGCAACTCCACCTCAGTGCTACGCGGCATATTATTTACTGTCAGTAGATAAACTTTACTTCAAACAAAAAGGCGATCGCTACGAACCGCGTTCAATGGCGATGGTCGCTGAAATTAAACATCAGCAAGAAGTTGAAAGGCAGCGACAACTAGAATTACATGGATTTTGGGAACGGGTCAAGGCCAGACTCGCAGGGGATGAAGTAGAGTGGCAGCAGAGCGATCGCACCCGCCTCGATGCCTTAGAACGCTTTGCTCTACTCGGAGAGGAAGCAACACACCGCACCCCCGCCTTAGAAACATTAGCCAGCTTGGGACGCTCGGAAACTCCCGAAGCCGCCTTTCAACTGCTCGTCGATCTCGGTCTTTGGAGTCTCCACGAAAACTTATTTTTGCGGCGCAGCCAGATCCCGACCCACTTTTCTGCAAAGGTACTGGAATTGGCTTGTTCTCGCCTCGAAAACCCCCCGCCTGACTCGGAATCAGATCGCCTCGATTTGACTCACCTCAAGGTTTACACCATTGACGACGAAAGCACGACAGAGATCGATGACGGTCTGAGCTTAGAATTTTTGGAAAACGGTCAGCAGCAGCTTTGGATACACATTGCCGATCCGACTAGCTTGCTCTCTCCTGGTGACGAGCTCGATTTAGAAGCTAGAAAGCGCACTACTACAGTTTATTTGCCTACGGGCATGGTGCCAATGTTCCCGCCAGAGCTGGCAACAGGGCCCATGAGCCTCGTACAAGGGCAAGTTTGCCCCTCCCTGAGTTTCCGAGTGATTTTGGACGAAACGGGGGCAATACAGGATTACAGCATTCACATCACGTTAATTAAGCCCACTTATCGCCTGACTTACGAAGATGTAGACGAGATGTTACATCTGGCGATCGCAGCCGAACCAGAAATTAGCGCGATCGCAGCTTGGGCCAAAGTGCGACATGGTTGGAGACAAACCCAAGGCGCGATCAGCATCTATATGCCAGAATCCGTCATCAAAGTCTGCGGTGATGATGTTAGCGTCCACGTCTTGGATGACTCCCCCGCGCGGGAACTCGTAGCAGAAATGATGATTTTAACTGGAGAAGTCGCCGCACAATACGGTCAAACTCATAGCCTAGTGCTACCCTATCGCCATCAGCCCCAACCCGAACTCCCCCCAGAGGAAGAATTGCTGCAATTGCCCGCTGGCCCAGCCCGCGCCTGTGCAGTACGCCGCTGTATGCCCCGTAGCGAGATGAGTTTGATGCCCGCACGACACGCAGGTTTAGGATTAGAAGCTTATACTCAGGTCACATCACCCATTCGGCGTTATATGGACTTGCTGGCTCATTTCCAGATTAAAGCCCACCTGCGAGGGGAAACCCCGCCATTTTCGGCAGAACAGATGCTAGAAATGATTATGAGCCTCAGTCCGGCAGTGAAAGAAGCATCAAATGTAGAACGCCAAACTAACCGTTATTGGGGGTTGGAATATTTGCGTCGCCATGCTGGGGAAGTGTGGCAAGCAATGATGTTACGCTGGCTGCGGGAAGATACCAATGTGGGCTTAGTGTTGTTAGAAGAGTTAGGCTTAGAGTTGGCAATGCGGTTTAGTCGGCCTGTGGAAATAGGCGATCGCTTAGAAGTGAAAGTTACCCACTGCGATCCGCGATCGGATGCCATTCAGTTTCAAGAAATGATTTCTAATCCGGTTGCTTCTATCTGA
- the rpsR gene encoding 30S ribosomal protein S18 codes for MTYFRRRVSPIKPGDPIDYKDVDLLRKFVTERGKILPRRITGLTAKQQRDLTTGIKRARILALMPFVNQEG; via the coding sequence ATGACATATTTTCGCCGCCGTGTTTCGCCAATTAAGCCAGGAGATCCCATCGACTATAAAGATGTCGATTTACTCCGCAAATTTGTAACTGAACGCGGGAAAATTTTACCCCGCCGGATCACAGGATTGACTGCCAAACAGCAGCGAGACTTGACCACAGGCATCAAAAGAGCCAGAATTCTAGCTTTGATGCCCTTCGTCAATCAAGAAGGCTAG
- the rpmG gene encoding 50S ribosomal protein L33: MAKGVRIIITLECTECRTNSNKRSNGVSRYTSTKNRRNTTARLELKKFCTHCNKHTVHKEIK; the protein is encoded by the coding sequence ATGGCTAAAGGTGTCCGAATCATCATTACATTAGAATGTACCGAGTGCCGAACCAACTCAAACAAGCGCTCAAATGGCGTGTCCAGGTACACTAGCACTAAGAACCGTCGTAACACTACGGCGAGACTAGAACTCAAAAAGTTCTGCACCCATTGTAACAAGCACACAGTCCATAAGGAAATTAAGTAA
- a CDS encoding RDD family protein yields MSSDLVPLPPKVPINRRAFAFAIDWAIASLISLILGTNWFVQLLFFIILWLLMRVFLAVRNQGQSLGHWALDMRVIDTRFNRTPTIQELVKREGILGIGAALSAIAFTGLTSRNAAVLLLMLPLALDCTVALADTERYQQAFHDRFAQTIIVGTRRGYSLDIKLRKMLDQIQRNVR; encoded by the coding sequence ATGAGCTCAGACTTAGTGCCCCTTCCCCCAAAAGTCCCAATTAATCGCCGGGCCTTCGCCTTCGCCATCGACTGGGCGATCGCATCCTTAATTAGCCTAATTCTCGGTACTAATTGGTTCGTCCAACTCCTATTCTTCATCATCCTTTGGCTGCTGATGCGAGTCTTCCTCGCCGTCAGAAACCAAGGTCAAAGCCTTGGCCATTGGGCCTTAGACATGAGGGTAATCGATACCCGCTTTAACAGAACTCCCACTATCCAAGAATTAGTCAAGCGCGAGGGTATACTTGGCATTGGGGCCGCCCTAAGTGCGATCGCATTTACCGGTCTAACCAGCCGCAACGCCGCCGTCCTATTACTGATGCTACCCCTGGCCCTAGACTGTACCGTAGCCTTAGCCGACACCGAGAGATACCAGCAAGCCTTTCACGATCGCTTCGCCCAAACCATCATCGTAGGAACCCGCCGGGGCTACTCCCTTGACATTAAACTTAGAAAAATGCTTGACCAAATACAGCGCAATGTGAGATGA
- a CDS encoding DUF7219 family protein — protein MLNNSSFLYPKCRYYGDVKPENLVFDANLQEFAHRVSYISALATNGKIPLAQAISEIELLWEKLEKSKKELGVGEHPFAA, from the coding sequence ATGCTTAATAATTCAAGCTTTCTATATCCTAAGTGTCGTTACTACGGCGATGTCAAGCCAGAGAATTTAGTTTTTGATGCGAATTTGCAAGAGTTTGCTCATCGAGTGAGTTACATCAGTGCTTTGGCTACTAATGGGAAGATTCCTCTAGCTCAGGCAATTTCTGAGATTGAATTACTTTGGGAAAAGTTGGAAAAGTCTAAAAAAGAGTTAGGCGTTGGTGAACATCCGTTTGCGGCTTGA
- a CDS encoding SGNH/GDSL hydrolase family protein → MTIITIDRDSPQRKQIVILTEVKSISTLHLRLSQMPVNARSPHPKRPLSQLLILLALAAFTAVAAIHFYPDLTTVFQTPQSIATPPPEIENILKGKRKIVTVGDSITEAGKYTGGYVWLLQNYLNALYPSQKIEIINAGISGNKSTDMQARFQKDAIAKNPDLITINVGVNDVWLAFFDFRTNQVHPEGNLPAGVPLAVYRQKLTEMVRSAQAAGIRVALLSPTPIREVLHGPENRRLPEYMAVMRQIAIENNCLYIDLNSPFREVLIAFQKHAGRSLNLLTRDGVHPNLAGNRIIAYTILRGLGISEKDIQSVQVKY, encoded by the coding sequence GTGACAATAATCACAATTGATCGGGATTCACCACAGAGGAAACAAATAGTTATACTTACTGAAGTTAAAAGTATTTCAACTCTTCACTTAAGACTGTCACAGATGCCTGTAAATGCGCGATCGCCCCATCCCAAACGCCCACTGTCTCAACTTTTGATCCTACTAGCCCTAGCAGCATTTACTGCTGTTGCCGCTATCCATTTCTACCCAGATTTAACTACCGTGTTCCAAACCCCTCAATCGATCGCCACACCACCGCCAGAAATAGAGAATATCCTCAAAGGTAAGCGCAAAATTGTCACGGTTGGCGACAGCATCACGGAAGCGGGGAAGTATACAGGGGGATACGTCTGGCTGTTGCAAAACTATTTAAACGCTCTCTACCCTAGTCAAAAAATTGAGATTATTAACGCCGGAATCTCAGGTAACAAGTCTACGGATATGCAGGCACGTTTCCAAAAAGATGCGATCGCTAAAAATCCCGATTTAATTACTATCAATGTCGGCGTTAACGATGTTTGGCTGGCATTTTTTGACTTCCGCACCAACCAAGTCCACCCTGAAGGCAATCTCCCAGCAGGTGTACCATTAGCAGTGTACCGCCAAAAACTCACCGAAATGGTGCGATCGGCTCAAGCCGCAGGCATTCGAGTTGCCTTGCTGTCTCCTACCCCAATTAGAGAAGTGCTGCACGGCCCTGAAAATCGCCGCTTACCAGAGTATATGGCTGTGATGCGTCAGATCGCGATCGAGAATAACTGTCTGTATATTGACCTCAACTCGCCATTTCGGGAAGTGCTAATCGCCTTTCAGAAACACGCAGGGCGATCGCTTAACCTATTAACAAGGGACGGCGTACACCCCAACCTCGCCGGCAACCGCATTATTGCCTACACGATTCTGCGGGGATTAGGCATTTCAGAGAAAGATATTCAAAGCGTACAAGTAAAATATTAA
- a CDS encoding pentapeptide repeat-containing protein: protein MQTQEFLERYQQGERNFAHIDLSGASLSGANLREIDLTGANLTGANLSWAFLSHAKLVGACLRRADLRSAMLTSANLNQSILSGANLTKVDLRLAYLQEADLNWAIFQEADLSGADLQRAKSDQINLEKAKLDGARLMGAELMEANLNRASLAGANLTGANLREAHLAEANLREAILKGANLIEADLNGAILRSANLTEADMHRVVLTGADLTEAVLNGADLSRANLTGAYLLKASFKKAHLLRSNLQEVYLLWADLTEANLRGADLRKADLSGAYLSDAILSEADLRDALLIEAHLIRTNLEGAQLTGCCIHNWHTEEVNFSKVECRYVFNQFNYTTKSPSNRYPVGRDFEPGEFGNQDRENSSIIEVFFPEFPNWEALVFTVAQVELESRELKLNIQFFESADDRHLLRLSANNLVNAKILAEHILQLYPEMLQRVLSRRIEILELLDLAVVVKDKSRPIEETTMPVSPSPQQQELTDKRREIYKEISRQIKFIVMTQTPDKFVESVERLLDYLKLQGVSTEDIQKKVVGQVILQRAKQDRGFLEQLIRWEKTASEHARFSMVGEAVRLAIALVWEQE from the coding sequence ATGCAAACGCAAGAGTTTCTAGAGCGGTATCAACAGGGAGAGCGCAACTTTGCTCACATTGACCTTAGCGGTGCGAGTTTAAGCGGGGCCAACCTGCGGGAAATTGACCTCACAGGCGCTAACCTCACAGGTGCAAATCTCAGTTGGGCATTTTTGAGCCACGCTAAATTAGTAGGCGCTTGCTTACGGCGGGCAGATCTCCGCAGTGCGATGCTCACCAGTGCTAATCTTAATCAGTCAATATTGAGCGGCGCAAATCTTACTAAAGTAGATTTACGACTTGCTTATTTACAAGAAGCAGACTTGAATTGGGCAATATTTCAAGAAGCGGATCTTAGCGGCGCTGACCTTCAAAGAGCTAAATCCGATCAAATTAATCTCGAAAAGGCAAAACTCGATGGGGCGCGATTAATGGGTGCGGAATTAATGGAGGCAAATCTTAACCGTGCCAGTCTTGCAGGAGCTAATTTAACTGGTGCTAATTTGCGAGAAGCACACTTAGCAGAGGCTAATTTGCGAGAGGCTATTTTAAAGGGTGCTAATTTGATTGAAGCTGACCTCAATGGTGCGATCTTACGGTCAGCAAATTTGACTGAGGCTGATATGCACCGAGTAGTTTTAACCGGGGCAGATTTAACAGAGGCGGTGCTTAATGGTGCTGATTTAAGTCGCGCTAATTTGACTGGTGCTTATTTATTAAAAGCAAGTTTTAAGAAAGCACATTTACTCCGTTCTAACCTCCAAGAAGTTTATTTACTGTGGGCAGATTTGACAGAGGCGAATTTGCGCGGTGCGGATTTACGCAAGGCAGATTTGAGCGGTGCTTATCTCAGCGATGCAATATTAAGCGAAGCAGATTTAAGAGATGCTCTGTTGATTGAGGCCCATCTAATTCGCACGAATTTGGAAGGGGCGCAGCTAACGGGATGCTGTATTCATAATTGGCATACTGAGGAGGTTAATTTCTCGAAGGTTGAGTGTAGATATGTTTTTAATCAGTTTAATTATACTACTAAAAGTCCTAGTAATCGTTATCCTGTAGGTCGAGATTTTGAGCCGGGAGAATTTGGCAATCAGGATCGAGAAAATAGTTCTATAATCGAAGTATTTTTTCCTGAGTTTCCTAATTGGGAAGCTTTGGTATTTACGGTGGCTCAGGTGGAATTGGAAAGTCGGGAACTTAAACTGAATATCCAATTTTTTGAATCGGCTGACGATCGGCATTTACTGCGGTTAAGCGCGAATAATTTGGTGAATGCAAAAATTTTAGCTGAGCATATTTTACAGCTTTATCCTGAGATGTTACAGCGAGTTTTAAGTCGGCGGATAGAGATTTTAGAATTACTCGATCTGGCTGTTGTAGTTAAGGATAAATCCAGGCCAATCGAAGAAACGACGATGCCAGTTTCACCGTCACCTCAGCAACAGGAACTCACGGATAAACGGCGAGAGATATATAAAGAGATATCGCGTCAAATTAAGTTTATTGTGATGACTCAAACTCCTGATAAATTTGTGGAAAGTGTGGAGCGGTTGTTGGATTATTTGAAGCTACAGGGGGTTTCAACTGAGGACATTCAAAAGAAGGTTGTAGGTCAAGTTATTTTGCAGCGGGCTAAGCAAGATCGGGGGTTTTTAGAGCAATTAATAAGATGGGAAAAAACTGCTTCCGAGCACGCTCGGTTTTCGATGGTGGGTGAGGCGGTGAGGTTAGCGATCGCACTTGTTTGGGAGCAGGAATAA
- the vapB gene encoding type II toxin-antitoxin system VapB family antitoxin has translation MTIDLQIFQTVIKMPESLKQEILHYAKYLLEKHAKTESSQEQFEQPHGYGSWAGQIVMSDDFDEPLEDLKEYM, from the coding sequence ATGACTATCGATTTACAGATTTTTCAAACTGTAATCAAGATGCCAGAATCTCTCAAACAAGAGATATTGCATTATGCAAAATATTTACTTGAGAAACACGCAAAAACTGAATCATCTCAAGAACAATTTGAACAACCTCATGGTTATGGTAGTTGGGCCGGTCAAATCGTTATGTCTGATGATTTCGATGAACCCCTGGAAGATTTAAAGGAATATATGTAA